A window of Pseudomonadota bacterium genomic DNA:
TTGGATAGAGCATCTTGAATGGATTCTCTGGTTGGCGGTTTTTTAACAACAACAAATGCCCCAAGAGACGTCACTTCTGTAAGTAACTCCGGATTAGTCTCTGACGAACATATAATGACAATGGCATTGGGATCAACTTTTATAATCTCTTTGAGACACACCGTACCGTTCATATTCGGCATATTGATATCCAGAAATGTTACATCCGGCTGAATGCTTTTGAATGTTGCCAACCCTGCAGCTCCGTCTTCGGCTTCATAAAAGTCGTACTCTTCAGCCCTTGGAATGCAACTCTTAAGAATTCTCCGTGCTACAGCAGCATCGTCAACAATTAAGATTTTTTTTATCATATTATTTATGTTCCTCCTTTACCATACACTCGGGTACTACCATTGTCAAGATAGAAAATGATAAAAAATGAATGTAAAATATTTCCTCAGTTATTGTTTAAAAATCTTTTTCTGCCGCCCGCTTGCGCTCGACAACTGCGGACAACGGCAGACAAAAAAATGGATTTACCATTTGCCCGTCCGACATTGGCAGGACAGAATATTGCTTCTGTCCTGCATTTGTCCGAGCTTGTCCGCGGCTAAAAATATATTTGCTTTGTGGTGTTTTTCTTAATAACTGAGAGATTACAATTATTGTCAATAAAATTAGCGGGGTATACCCTTAGCCTATCATATGGCACAGAATAGTATCGGTAATGCATATTAAATGATGTTTAACCGGCCAGATCTGAAATAGGTCTGGCCGGTTTATCTTGAGATACTGAAGATTGGCCTTTTTGACCGCTATAAAAGTTATACCGGTATGACTTTTTTGGGATGGGGATAATTCTGCACCTCCTGTTGCCATTAACCAAGATTGTAACCAGCGAACAGTTTCTGTATTTGATGGCGATGAAGATAATTTCCAGTTCATGGGATTTTATAATTCCATTTTTACAGGTTTGATTATCATTGCCCTTTTCCGGTACTTATATTCCAGATGGATCGTCTATAATCGTGATGATTCATGAGTTATAGATTATTCACTTGGAAAGTATTATTCGGCAAAGATTTAGTATGAGAGTTGGATGTATATCGGCAAAGTTTCTATCGCTTACAGATTTTTCGCAGATACAATTCAAACAAAATGAACAGAGTTGACTTGACCTATTTTTCAATGAATGCTAATTCCCCAGGATTCTGCCGGTATCTCTATTTCTCAAACAATATCAAAATCTTCCCCATATCTTTTTAACATCACGTGTTCGTAAGCTGTTTAATAGTGGTGAAAACAAAACTGTAACATCTCAAAATCATATACTTCTTTACCAGATTGCCTATATTTTAGGCTTTATAAAAATTCTTGAAATTACAGGTTGTTAACGTTGTCTTACAAGATAAACCTCTTTTATCTCCATTTTCATATATTTAGTAATATCTGCATGTTACAGATGCAGTGATTTTCACAATCTATAAACTGGCGATATTTAAAGGTTTGCAAAGTGGCCTTAAAAGAGATAAAAAAAGAGGTTTTGTTAGCGGCAGAAAATTGCAGATAGTTCAAGGAATTTGTATTGATATTTTAAGGAGTTGATGTGCAGATAGAGTTTTGCCGGTACTTCTATTTCAGAAGATGTGGTGATGATATGTTGAAAACATTGTCCATAGGAATATACCAATGGGAAAGAGATTCGGCAGAGATTCAGGTAATAGAGATTTTGCCGATATTATCAGGATTTAAATCGTAACCCAGCAAATAACATTTTTAATTGTAATAAAATATCTTGTCTGGGATAATCTAAAAAATCATAATGGTTGTACCATGAAAAAGATATTTATCTCCTTTATTCTCCTGTGCTGTGTCGTATCTATTGCTTTTGGGCAAGCAAACGGCAATTTACAACTCCATTTTATCGATGTGGGCCAGGGTGATGCAGCAATTCTAATCTCACCCGAGGGTGAAACTGTGCTCTTCGACAATGGTGTAGCAAAATATTGCGATATGCCTGTTTCGTATTTACGGGAATTGGGTATTACAAAAATGGATTACCATGTGGCAAGTCATTATCACGATGATCACATTGGATGTACTTCTGAAGTTCTCGATGTTTTTCCGCTAAAGATCGCAGCATATGATAGGGGCCATACCTATGCAACCAATGTTTTTAGGAGATATGAAA
This region includes:
- a CDS encoding response regulator, translated to MIKKILIVDDAAVARRILKSCIPRAEEYDFYEAEDGAAGLATFKSIQPDVTFLDINMPNMNGTVCLKEIIKVDPNAIVIICSSETNPELLTEVTSLGAFVVVKKPPTRESIQDALS